One window of Nocardia nova SH22a genomic DNA carries:
- a CDS encoding alpha/beta hydrolase yields the protein MANNIKTVAVKGWAWDIATDIYFPPNFDESKVYPTIVSGHPTGSCKAQTSGNVYGAALAEQGFVVAAFDASFQGDSGGNPRSVEEPGFRTSDFSFVIDHLVTLPYVDADNIGVLGICGGAGYAVAATKIDRRIKALGTVVGSNVGRLMREGFSEYNPMGMLEAIAAQRTAEARGQDQVINDLLPPSVDAAKQAGLTDIDVVEATEYYKTDRGQAPGGKTSFNFARQAALADWDAYDRVEVFLTQPLCVVIGDKPGAFASQRLSMELYGRAASKDKQLVVVEGASHYDLYDKPGPTGVALENLVPFFHKHLG from the coding sequence ATGGCGAACAACATCAAGACCGTGGCGGTCAAGGGCTGGGCGTGGGACATTGCCACGGACATCTACTTCCCGCCGAACTTCGACGAGTCGAAGGTGTATCCGACGATCGTCTCCGGGCACCCGACCGGCAGCTGTAAGGCGCAGACGTCCGGCAATGTCTATGGTGCGGCGCTGGCCGAGCAGGGCTTCGTGGTGGCGGCGTTCGACGCGAGTTTCCAGGGTGACAGCGGCGGCAATCCGCGGTCGGTCGAGGAGCCCGGTTTCCGGACCAGTGATTTCAGCTTCGTGATCGACCACCTCGTGACCCTGCCGTATGTCGATGCGGACAATATCGGCGTCCTCGGGATCTGTGGTGGTGCCGGGTACGCGGTGGCGGCGACCAAGATCGACCGCCGGATCAAGGCACTGGGGACCGTCGTCGGCAGCAATGTCGGCCGGTTGATGCGTGAGGGCTTCTCCGAGTACAACCCGATGGGCATGCTCGAGGCCATCGCGGCGCAGCGCACCGCAGAGGCGCGTGGGCAGGATCAGGTGATCAACGATCTGCTGCCGCCGTCGGTGGATGCCGCGAAGCAGGCGGGTCTCACCGATATCGACGTGGTGGAGGCCACCGAGTACTACAAGACCGATCGCGGTCAGGCTCCCGGTGGCAAGACGAGCTTCAACTTCGCTCGTCAGGCCGCGCTGGCCGATTGGGATGCCTACGACCGTGTCGAGGTGTTCCTGACCCAGCCGCTGTGCGTCGTGATCGGCGACAAGCCCGGTGCCTTCGCCTCGCAGCGGCTGAGCATGGAGCTGTACGGTCGCGCGGCGTCGAAGGACAAGCAGCTCGTCGTCGTGGAGGGCGCGTCGCACTACGACCTGTACGACAAGCCGGGTCCGACCGGTGTGGCGCTGGAGAATCTGGTGCCGTTCTTCCACAAGCACCTGGGCTGA
- a CDS encoding NDMA-dependent alcohol dehydrogenase — protein MKTTAAILWEAPGTWDVREVDLDEPRAGEVLVKVMASGLCHSDDHFAKGDMQFHSYPACGGHEGAGIVEAVGPGVTRVRPGDHVVTSFIAACGHCRMCVTGHQNLCDAGHLITVGTRPDGTFRMHADGRGVAQNACLSTFSEWTTVPQECVVKIGDDVPFETAAIVGCAVPTGWGSSTRAADIDVGDVVVVVGTGGIGMSAVQGAGFRGAGRVIAVDPVEMKRNLALKLGATDATETIAEAGDLARSLTNGQGADAVVVCIGVPTREQLAESYAALGKRGTLVVTSAAPHTLTDIHVPVLDLTMSEKRIQGALYGMAGPQHEVPTLLDLYRRGALKLDEMITRTYQLEQVNEAYEDMHAGLNIRGVISFDGRHETR, from the coding sequence ATGAAAACGACCGCCGCCATCCTGTGGGAGGCTCCCGGCACCTGGGACGTCCGCGAGGTGGACCTCGACGAACCGCGTGCGGGCGAAGTCCTGGTCAAGGTGATGGCGTCGGGACTGTGTCACTCCGACGACCATTTCGCCAAGGGCGACATGCAGTTCCACTCCTATCCGGCGTGCGGAGGCCACGAGGGCGCGGGAATCGTCGAGGCGGTCGGCCCCGGTGTCACCCGCGTCCGGCCCGGCGACCATGTGGTGACGTCGTTCATCGCGGCGTGCGGCCACTGCCGGATGTGTGTCACCGGACATCAGAACCTGTGCGACGCGGGGCACCTCATCACCGTCGGCACCCGTCCCGACGGCACCTTCCGGATGCACGCCGACGGGCGTGGCGTCGCGCAGAACGCCTGCCTGTCGACGTTCTCGGAATGGACGACGGTGCCGCAGGAATGTGTGGTGAAGATCGGCGACGACGTCCCGTTCGAGACCGCGGCCATCGTCGGATGCGCGGTCCCGACCGGGTGGGGGTCCTCGACGCGGGCCGCGGATATCGACGTGGGCGATGTGGTGGTCGTGGTCGGCACCGGCGGCATCGGCATGAGCGCGGTGCAGGGCGCGGGGTTCCGCGGCGCCGGTCGCGTGATCGCCGTGGATCCGGTCGAGATGAAGCGCAACCTCGCGCTGAAGCTGGGCGCCACCGACGCCACCGAAACCATCGCGGAGGCAGGTGATCTCGCTCGTTCCCTCACGAACGGTCAGGGCGCCGACGCCGTCGTCGTCTGTATCGGGGTGCCGACGCGGGAGCAACTGGCCGAATCGTATGCGGCGCTGGGCAAACGCGGAACGCTGGTGGTGACCAGCGCCGCGCCGCACACCCTCACCGACATCCACGTGCCGGTACTGGATCTGACCATGAGCGAGAAGCGCATTCAGGGTGCGCTCTACGGTATGGCGGGCCCGCAGCACGAGGTTCCGACCCTGCTCGATCTCTACCGGCGCGGTGCGTTGAAGCTCGACGAGATGATCACTCGCACATATCAATTGGAGCAGGTGAACGAGGCCTATGAGGATATGCACGCCGGTCTGAACATCCGCGGCGTCATCAGTTTCGACGGTCGTCACGAGACCCGTTGA
- a CDS encoding aldehyde dehydrogenase family protein translates to MAEVYGVTATDAACFIDGKWVVGDSVSMSTLNPSTEEVLYEAPSASEAQVAAALDAAARAFHGGEWSRTDAAERSRLLHRLADLIERDADDLMRLVAAEVGTAVSTAQQQVHGPIGFLRWFADAAVRGPADGAEQHLPLHHVPVTTSSMLLREPAGVVAAITAYNYPIMLCAWKLGPALASGCSTLLVPSPKALLCTIAFVRLMEEAGFPPGAVNMVFGTPAVTEQIVGSPQVDLVSFTGSAAVGSRIQILAAPNLTKVVLELGGKSPNLLLPGVDVDSTIAGSALRFCLNAGQACGATTRSLVPRNVFDEFVEKSAAYMAALPVGDANDPATTVGPLITGEHLRGVEGYIERSVAQGGRVVIGGARPAGLTRGYFLEPTLITGVDNTAELAQEELFAPVSVVLPYDSVDDAVRIANQSRYALNANIWGETAEAIEVARRIRSGTVTINGGGGRRLDAPWGGPGHSGIGRECGEEGYREFFEVKHVQWVVR, encoded by the coding sequence ATGGCCGAGGTCTACGGCGTGACCGCCACGGACGCCGCCTGTTTCATCGATGGCAAGTGGGTGGTGGGCGACTCGGTCTCGATGTCCACCCTGAACCCCTCCACCGAGGAGGTGCTGTACGAGGCGCCTTCGGCGAGCGAAGCGCAGGTCGCCGCGGCGCTGGACGCGGCTGCTCGTGCCTTCCACGGCGGTGAGTGGAGCCGTACCGACGCGGCCGAACGGTCGAGGCTGCTGCATCGGCTCGCCGACCTGATCGAGCGCGATGCCGACGATCTGATGCGACTCGTCGCCGCGGAGGTCGGTACGGCGGTGAGTACCGCCCAGCAGCAGGTCCACGGGCCGATCGGCTTTCTGCGGTGGTTCGCCGATGCCGCCGTCCGCGGTCCCGCCGACGGGGCGGAGCAACATCTGCCGCTGCACCACGTGCCGGTCACCACGAGCAGCATGTTGCTGCGGGAGCCCGCGGGCGTGGTCGCGGCGATCACGGCGTACAACTATCCGATCATGCTGTGCGCGTGGAAACTCGGGCCCGCGCTGGCGTCCGGGTGCTCGACCCTGCTGGTGCCCTCGCCGAAGGCGCTGCTGTGCACGATCGCCTTCGTCCGGTTGATGGAGGAAGCCGGATTCCCGCCCGGCGCTGTCAACATGGTGTTCGGGACACCGGCGGTGACCGAGCAGATCGTCGGCTCACCACAGGTGGACCTCGTATCGTTCACCGGATCGGCGGCGGTCGGCAGCAGGATCCAGATACTCGCGGCCCCGAACCTGACCAAGGTCGTCCTCGAACTCGGTGGTAAATCACCGAATCTGCTGCTGCCCGGCGTCGACGTCGACTCGACCATCGCGGGCTCGGCGCTGCGTTTCTGCCTCAATGCCGGGCAGGCGTGCGGGGCGACCACCCGATCCCTGGTGCCGCGCAACGTCTTCGACGAATTCGTCGAGAAGTCCGCGGCCTACATGGCCGCGCTCCCGGTCGGTGACGCCAACGACCCGGCCACGACCGTCGGCCCGCTGATCACCGGCGAGCATCTGCGCGGCGTCGAAGGCTACATCGAGCGCTCGGTGGCCCAGGGCGGCCGCGTCGTCATCGGCGGCGCCCGCCCCGCGGGTCTCACCCGCGGCTACTTCCTGGAACCCACCCTGATCACCGGTGTCGACAACACCGCCGAACTGGCCCAGGAAGAACTGTTCGCACCGGTGAGCGTGGTGCTTCCGTACGACTCGGTAGACGACGCCGTCCGCATCGCCAACCAATCCCGCTACGCCCTGAACGCCAACATCTGGGGCGAGACGGCCGAGGCGATCGAGGTGGCCCGGCGCATCCGCTCGGGCACGGTGACGATCAACGGCGGCGGCGGACGCCGCCTGGACGCGCCGTGGGGCGGGCCCGGGCATTCGGGCATCGGCCGCGAATGCGGTGAGGAAGGGTACCGAGAGTTCTTCGAGGTCAAGCACGTTCAGTGGGTGGTGCGGTAG
- a CDS encoding helix-turn-helix domain-containing protein, translating to MTQAAVGQLIRELRQARGWSQGRLADELTAHSGATITREYISRRWESGKYSPSPFWLRHLAAVLECPPATLEDDTNRRAFLSQLAATSIAPVVASDILAQGFSARLDNRGPSIDEWEAALARYGTDYMSMGAADIQRRLAADLVTLQQQLDSPRLWAIAARMMTLFAKTYPGSDGEKALNWYRMAATAADRSEDNDIRIWVRGRAAIALGYEGAGLENAREFADQALAISDKPSLGRLNALWGKAHAAAIQGDQVTAVGLINTGRREFDKSGSDEQTSDYAVPWWRVNVFLSLLAARLGDERTAVRAQEAARAELPPELPRFRTHLDMHQGLMLVRAGDRAEGVKVAHAALEALPPEKHSLTLRLLMAEIEGNQTQQLLRSRA from the coding sequence ATGACTCAGGCGGCGGTCGGGCAACTGATTCGGGAGCTTCGCCAAGCGCGTGGGTGGTCTCAGGGTCGATTGGCCGACGAACTGACTGCCCACTCCGGCGCGACGATCACGCGCGAGTACATCTCTCGGCGGTGGGAGTCGGGGAAGTACTCGCCCTCGCCGTTCTGGTTACGGCATCTGGCGGCGGTACTGGAGTGCCCGCCGGCGACATTGGAGGACGACACGAACAGGCGCGCGTTTCTATCCCAGTTGGCGGCTACATCCATCGCGCCGGTGGTAGCTTCGGACATTCTCGCCCAAGGCTTTTCGGCACGACTGGACAATCGCGGCCCCTCGATCGACGAGTGGGAAGCCGCGTTGGCCCGCTATGGCACCGACTACATGAGCATGGGGGCGGCGGACATTCAGCGCCGCTTGGCGGCGGATCTCGTTACGCTGCAACAGCAATTGGACAGCCCGCGCCTGTGGGCCATCGCGGCACGCATGATGACGTTGTTCGCCAAGACCTATCCCGGGTCCGACGGTGAGAAGGCGCTCAACTGGTACCGCATGGCCGCCACCGCTGCCGACCGGTCCGAGGACAACGATATCCGGATATGGGTTCGAGGCCGCGCGGCGATCGCCCTCGGGTACGAAGGCGCCGGGCTGGAGAACGCACGGGAATTCGCGGACCAAGCACTGGCAATCAGCGACAAGCCCAGCCTCGGGCGCCTGAATGCGTTGTGGGGCAAGGCCCATGCGGCAGCGATTCAGGGCGACCAGGTGACGGCGGTGGGACTGATCAACACCGGCCGACGGGAGTTCGACAAGTCCGGCTCGGATGAGCAGACATCGGATTATGCCGTGCCGTGGTGGCGGGTGAACGTATTCCTGTCGCTGCTGGCGGCGCGCCTCGGCGATGAACGCACGGCGGTCAGGGCTCAGGAAGCCGCTCGCGCCGAGCTGCCACCGGAGCTGCCCCGATTCCGCACGCATCTCGATATGCATCAGGGCTTGATGCTGGTGCGCGCCGGGGACCGGGCCGAAGGCGTGAAGGTCGCGCATGCCGCTCTGGAGGCGCTCCCCCCGGAGAAACACTCACTGACGCTTCGACTGCTCATGGCCGAGATCGAGGGTAACCAGACGCAACAACTTCTTCGATCGCGAGCGTGA
- a CDS encoding acyl-CoA dehydrogenase family protein: MSEVSAEDFAQILEQVQRFVRTRVVPRERDIADNDAIPDDIRQACKDMGLFGYAIPQEWGGLGLDLAQDVELAMEFGYTTLALRSMFGTNNGIAGQVLVNFGTDEQKKEWLERIASGEVVASFALTEPGAGSNPAGLRTKAVQQDNGDWVIDGAKCFITNSPLANLFVTFARTRPADADGPGIAVFLVPADTPGVSVDDHDRKMGQEGAWTADVHFDGVRVPASALVGGSVDVGYRAAMISLARGRVHIAALAVGSAQRALDESLRHAATATQGGTPIGDFQLVQAHLADMQTGVMAGRALVRDAAAKWVSEEDRRIAPSVAKLYCTEMVGEVADKAVQVHGGSGYMREMPVERIYRDVRLLRLYEGTSEIQRLIIGGGLVRQAKKNLG; the protein is encoded by the coding sequence ATGTCCGAGGTAAGTGCAGAGGATTTCGCGCAGATCCTGGAACAGGTGCAGCGGTTCGTGCGCACCCGCGTCGTGCCGCGCGAACGGGACATCGCCGACAACGACGCGATACCCGACGACATCCGCCAGGCGTGCAAGGACATGGGCCTGTTCGGATACGCCATTCCGCAGGAGTGGGGCGGGCTGGGCCTCGACCTGGCCCAGGACGTGGAACTGGCCATGGAGTTCGGCTACACCACGCTCGCGCTGCGGTCGATGTTCGGCACCAACAACGGCATCGCCGGGCAGGTGCTGGTGAACTTCGGCACCGACGAGCAGAAGAAGGAATGGCTCGAGCGCATCGCCTCCGGCGAGGTGGTCGCGTCGTTCGCGCTCACCGAACCCGGCGCGGGCTCCAACCCGGCCGGGCTGCGCACCAAGGCAGTTCAGCAGGACAACGGCGACTGGGTGATCGACGGGGCGAAGTGCTTCATCACGAACTCGCCGCTCGCCAACCTCTTCGTGACCTTCGCCCGCACCCGTCCCGCCGACGCCGACGGCCCCGGCATCGCGGTCTTCCTGGTTCCCGCCGACACCCCCGGCGTCTCCGTGGACGACCACGACCGCAAGATGGGCCAGGAGGGCGCCTGGACGGCCGACGTCCACTTCGACGGCGTCCGGGTTCCCGCGTCGGCCCTGGTCGGCGGCAGCGTCGACGTCGGCTACCGGGCCGCGATGATCTCCCTGGCCCGCGGCCGCGTGCACATCGCCGCCCTGGCCGTCGGCTCGGCCCAGCGCGCCCTCGACGAGTCCCTGCGCCACGCCGCCACCGCCACCCAGGGCGGCACCCCGATCGGCGACTTCCAGCTCGTCCAAGCACATCTCGCCGATATGCAGACCGGCGTGATGGCAGGCCGAGCGCTGGTACGCGACGCCGCCGCCAAATGGGTATCGGAGGAAGACCGCCGCATCGCCCCCTCGGTAGCCAAGCTCTACTGCACCGAAATGGTCGGCGAGGTAGCGGACAAGGCAGTCCAGGTCCACGGCGGCTCCGGCTACATGCGCGAGATGCCCGTCGAACGAATCTACCGCGACGTGCGCCTGCTGCGCCTGTACGAGGGCACCAGCGAAATCCAACGGTTGATCATCGGCGGGGGTCTGGTTCGCCAGGCGAAAAAGAACCTGGGCTAA
- a CDS encoding enoyl-CoA hydratase/isomerase family protein, which produces MTDDYKRFEALVVDRPEDGILQITLSGPNLNAVGPDAHRDLADIWPAIGLDESVRAVVIRGAGDRAFSAGGSFDLIEDMIGAYGSRTRVMREARDLVRNIIEVPQPIVSAINGPAVGAGLVAAMLADISVAGRRAKIIDGHTRLGVAAGDHAAICWPLLTSMAKAKYHLLLNEVMTGEEAERIGMVSVCVDDDAVHETAMDFARRLAAGSRTGIQGTKMSLNGWYRQAMPIFDASLGLEFYGFGGPDVVEGVASHREKREPNFP; this is translated from the coding sequence ATGACCGACGACTACAAGCGCTTCGAAGCCCTCGTGGTGGACCGGCCGGAGGACGGGATTCTCCAGATCACGCTGAGCGGTCCGAACCTCAACGCGGTGGGTCCGGACGCGCATCGGGATCTGGCCGACATCTGGCCCGCGATCGGACTGGACGAGTCCGTGCGCGCCGTGGTGATCCGCGGAGCGGGTGATCGCGCGTTCTCGGCCGGTGGCAGCTTCGATCTGATCGAGGACATGATCGGCGCGTACGGTTCCCGCACCCGGGTGATGCGGGAGGCGCGGGATCTGGTGCGCAACATCATCGAGGTGCCGCAGCCGATCGTCTCCGCGATCAACGGGCCCGCCGTGGGCGCCGGACTGGTCGCGGCGATGCTGGCCGACATCTCGGTGGCGGGCCGGCGCGCCAAGATCATCGACGGGCACACCCGCCTCGGCGTCGCCGCGGGCGATCACGCAGCGATCTGCTGGCCGCTGCTGACCTCGATGGCCAAGGCCAAATATCACCTGCTGCTCAACGAGGTGATGACCGGTGAGGAGGCCGAACGCATCGGCATGGTGTCGGTGTGCGTCGATGACGATGCCGTGCACGAGACGGCGATGGATTTCGCGCGCCGCCTCGCCGCCGGTTCGCGCACCGGAATCCAGGGCACCAAGATGTCGCTCAACGGCTGGTACCGGCAGGCGATGCCGATCTTCGACGCCTCCCTGGGGCTCGAGTTCTACGGCTTCGGCGGTCCGGATGTCGTGGAAGGCGTTGCCTCCCACCGGGAGAAGCGGGAGCCGAACTTCCCGTGA
- a CDS encoding NAD(P)H-dependent flavin oxidoreductase, with product MATLKTDLCDLLNIEYPILQAGMGGVAFGPLAAAVSAAGGLGTIAAISPTPERVEAEIKYVRSITDKPLCVDIGFPPRAPEKPEPVDPADLPEPIKALQKEIEAQGVEVVPVDDQAMGIEDAKRKMDICEQYGVEVIACALGTPEWAVEHAHRWGAKTISMVGRASHAKRAIRNGTDIVVVQGTEGGGHTGDVGLITLLQEVLDFATVPVVAAGGIVTGDQIAAVLTQGAQGAWVGTRFINTEESSVGPNYKQSIVEADHDTTIRSLIFDGLYVRQLQNKFTSLWKGYEDQLLGYPKQRVAIGPARFAAAAADLKDQQALPAGQGSGLIRDISPAADVLARLVAETVTALDAAKDRVRYAS from the coding sequence ATGGCAACACTGAAGACGGATCTGTGCGATCTGCTGAACATCGAGTACCCGATCCTGCAGGCGGGTATGGGCGGCGTCGCCTTCGGCCCGCTCGCGGCGGCGGTCTCGGCCGCGGGCGGTCTCGGCACCATCGCCGCCATCTCCCCCACCCCCGAGCGGGTCGAGGCGGAGATCAAGTACGTCCGCAGCATCACCGACAAGCCGCTGTGCGTCGACATCGGCTTCCCGCCCCGGGCGCCGGAGAAGCCCGAACCGGTCGATCCGGCCGATCTGCCGGAGCCGATCAAGGCGTTGCAGAAGGAGATCGAGGCCCAAGGCGTCGAGGTCGTTCCCGTCGACGATCAGGCGATGGGCATCGAGGACGCCAAGCGCAAGATGGACATATGCGAGCAGTACGGCGTCGAGGTCATCGCCTGCGCGCTGGGCACCCCGGAGTGGGCGGTCGAGCACGCGCACCGGTGGGGTGCGAAGACCATCTCGATGGTCGGGCGCGCCTCGCATGCGAAGCGGGCCATTCGGAACGGCACCGATATCGTCGTCGTGCAGGGCACCGAGGGCGGCGGTCACACCGGTGACGTCGGCCTGATCACCCTGCTGCAGGAGGTGCTGGACTTCGCGACCGTGCCGGTGGTCGCGGCGGGCGGCATCGTCACCGGTGACCAGATCGCGGCCGTGCTCACCCAGGGCGCCCAAGGTGCGTGGGTCGGCACCCGGTTCATCAACACCGAGGAATCCAGCGTCGGACCGAACTACAAGCAGTCCATCGTCGAGGCCGACCACGACACCACGATCCGCTCGCTGATCTTCGACGGTCTCTACGTCCGGCAGCTGCAGAACAAGTTCACCAGCCTGTGGAAGGGTTACGAGGACCAGCTGCTCGGCTACCCGAAGCAGCGCGTAGCGATCGGTCCGGCCCGATTCGCCGCCGCCGCAGCGGATCTGAAGGATCAGCAGGCGCTGCCCGCCGGGCAGGGCTCGGGCCTGATCCGCGACATCTCCCCCGCCGCGGATGTGCTGGCGCGCCTCGTGGCGGAAACCGTGACCGCGCTCGACGCCGCGAAGGACCGCGTCCGCTACGCGAGCTGA